The sequence below is a genomic window from Aureispira sp. CCB-E.
GCGAAACAGAAAGATGGTTATAGAGAAGCTGCTAAGAATGGTTATGCCACTCCACGTAGTGAAGTTATAGATAACTATCAAAAAAATGTAGAAGTGGAGTGTGTTAATTGCAATGCTTCTCATGGAGGCAAATATGGAAATACAAGAAAAGAACAAAAGAAAGGATAGAAATGGACTATATAATAAAGTTTTTAGAAAAAAAATCAGATTTGATATCTAGATTTGAGTTGAAGAATGGAGTTGAAGCTCATTTTTTGACCTTCTTAGATAGACCTTTTAAAGGTGCAAATTCGATAATAACGGATAAAACAGGAGGTGAAGAAAATGATTTTGAATTTATTATTTCTTTCTCATCTTATAATGAAGAGCTTGATTTTGAAATTAAATCTTTGTTAGCAACTTACTTAGATTTTCATTACTATAAGTCTGGTATTGTAGTGAGAGAAGGAGACTATTTTAAAATACCTAATTTTCAACTGATTGATGGTTTCGATTATATCGGATTTTATACCTTGCATCCAGCATATTTTCCTCAAAAAATATCAAGTAAATATTTATGGTTATTACCTATTTTTGAGTCAGAATATCAGTTTTTACTAAAATTTGGTTCTGATAAATTTCAAGATTTGATGGAAGAACAAGATATAGATTTGACAATGTTAGATAGAAAACCACTTGTATAATTTTTTAAGAAGAAAGAAATAAGGTGTTCCTCCGCAGAAGCCAACAGACTAGAACCACGCCAGTAGTTGAAAACTACCACTGTGCTAGTCGCTTCATTCTGTCATGCTTCTAGGTTTGGCATGTTTGTCGTCACGGCGGTTCTTCTGCTTATAGCCTCGGCGTAGCATCCTTTCAGGTTCACTCCACCATATAGCCACAGGCTATATGCCCTTCGGGTACGTTCGTTCATGTTATAAGCACTACACCGCCCTAGTATGTGTACCTTGTAGGAGCTGTCAGGCTGCGTATTTTTTTCAATTGAAAATAGAATATTGGTAAATACTTGCATAAGAAATCCCCTTCGGCCAAGAGCTGAAGGGGCATCTTTTCAAGTTCACTCCACCAAATAGCCACTGACTATTTGCCCCTTTGGGGTACGTTCGTTCATTATGTAGTGCTCTATTGCTGTGATCACAGCTTTCCTATAGCACACCTGTCACTCCGTCCACAAGTGGTTCTCTACACCAAACAGCCACAGGCTGTTTGCCCTAGACGGGTTCGTTTCGTTCATACTTACGGTACATACAGCCCTGTCGGGGCTTTCGTTCACGTTTTTTACTTACAGCCTTGTCGGCTGTAAACTTTAATTATTTGCCAGTCGCTGCTCTCGCTACGTGGCAGCCGCTGCGTCTGTCAAAAATTAAAGGGAATTTTAGTTGTTAAAATCTAAGT
It includes:
- a CDS encoding suppressor of fused domain protein, which codes for MDYIIKFLEKKSDLISRFELKNGVEAHFLTFLDRPFKGANSIITDKTGGEENDFEFIISFSSYNEELDFEIKSLLATYLDFHYYKSGIVVREGDYFKIPNFQLIDGFDYIGFYTLHPAYFPQKISSKYLWLLPIFESEYQFLLKFGSDKFQDLMEEQDIDLTMLDRKPLV